TATCGCGTTCAGGTCAAATCAACTGGAATGCACAACTTTTCCAAGATTGCGTGACACCGATTTATATTTATACAGAAAATCAAGCACTTACTTCATCATTGGACCATGTTGAAATTATTCAGCAAACCGACATGCAAATTGAAGATGTGCTCAAAGATTTATATCAAAAAGGTTATGGCCATGTCCTTGTCGAAGCAGGCCCTAACGTCACTTCACAATTTTTAGCGTCTCGTTTTGTGACGCACTTCATCCTATATTTAGCCCCGAAAATCATAGGTGGTCAAGGTGTGAATCAATTTTATCAAACAGCATTGGTAACACCTTTAAACCAACTTCCACAATTTGAAATTGTACAAACTGACATAATAGATACCGATTTAAAACTCCGAATGCAAAGGAAGTGACGACATGTTCACAGGTATCGTTGAAGAGGTCGGTACAATTCAACATATTCAAAAACGTAACCCTACCACTTCACTGACAATTCAATGCAAAAAAATATTAGACGATATGCACGTGGGTGACTCAATTAGTGTCAATGGTACATGTTTGACTGTGACACGTTTTGATCAACATAGCTTTACAGTAGATGTCATTCACGGAACCGAAAATAAAACCTATTTAGCAAATTTAAAAACGAATGATGCCGTTAATTTAGAGCGTGCATTATTAGCTACTAGTAGATTAGGTGGTCATTTTGTACAAGGTCACGTCGATGGTAAAGGCGTGATTCAACACATTCAAACATCTCAAAATGAATGGATTTATACAATTACAGCTGAACCGTGCATACTCGATCAAATGATTCCACAAGGGTCGATTGCTGTAGATGGGATCAGTTTGACAGTTTTTAAAAAATATCGAGATTGTTTTGATATTCATTTAATTCCAGAAACGCGTAAAGCGACCATTCTTGCTGACAAAAAACAAGGTGATCCGGTGCATTTAGAAACAGACATGCTCTTTAAATATGTCCAAGCGATCACGAAAGAAAAATCACAGCTGTCAGTAGAAGATTTATTGAATGCAGGTTTTTAAGGAGGGGCGTTACATGCAATTAGATAAAATTGAAGAAGCGTTAGAAGCATTGAAACAGGGTGATATGATTATTGTCGTTGATGATGAAAACCGTGAAAATGAAGGTGACCTCGTTGCGATTACAGAGTGGATGAATGATCACACAATTAATTTTATGGCGACACATGGAAGAGGCCTCATTTGTACACCAATTACAGCAGAGATCGCCCAACAAGCCGGTCTCGATAGTATGGTCAAACATAATCGTGATCCCCACGGCACTGCATTTACACAAAGTATTGATCATGTGCAATCGACTACAGGCATTAGTGCTTTTGAAAGAACAGCAACAGCGAGAGCACTGATAGATGAAAAAATGACGGCTGAGACATTTCATCAACCTGGTCATATTTTTCCGTTAATTGCTAAAAAACACGGAGTCCTCGAACGTCGGGGCCACACAGAAGCGACAATCGATTTGGCGAAGTTAACAGGTGCACGTCCAGCCGGTGTGATATGTGAAATTATGAATGATGATGGGACGATGGCCAAAGGTGAGCAATTAGAGCAGTTTAAAGCGCAACATAACTTAAAAATGATCTCGATTGAAAACCTTGTGGCGTATATTAAAGTACAACGCCCATTGATTTCAGTGGAAGCGAAAATTAAATTGCCAACCCAATTTGGTGAATTTGACATGTACGGTTTTACTTCAAATATTGACGGAGAAGAACATTTAGCACTCGTCAAAGGTGATATTCAACCGACTATGAATGTCCGTGTCCATTCCGCTTGTGCGACTGGTGATATATTTCATAGTGAGCGATTTGACTGTGGGGAACAGTTAGAAGCTTCAATGGCGTATATCCAGCAACACGGTGGTATGTTGTTGTACTTGCCGCAAGAAGGGCGTGGCATTGGATTAATGAACAAACTAAAAGCTTACGAATTAATTGAACAAGGCTATGATACTGTTTCAGCGAATGAAGCACTTGGTTTTGAGCCGGATTTACGTGATTATGATATTGCAGCACAAATTTTAAAGTATTTTAATATTACAACGGTCAATTTATTAAGTAATAACCCTGAAAAATTATTAGGATTACAGCGCTATGGTATTCAAATTGGCGAACGTATTCCCGTTATTACTGAAACGAATGTGCATAACCATGATTATATGCAAGTGAAAAAATTACAAATGGGTCATTTAATATAAATAG
Above is a genomic segment from Staphylococcus delphini containing:
- a CDS encoding riboflavin synthase, which encodes MFTGIVEEVGTIQHIQKRNPTTSLTIQCKKILDDMHVGDSISVNGTCLTVTRFDQHSFTVDVIHGTENKTYLANLKTNDAVNLERALLATSRLGGHFVQGHVDGKGVIQHIQTSQNEWIYTITAEPCILDQMIPQGSIAVDGISLTVFKKYRDCFDIHLIPETRKATILADKKQGDPVHLETDMLFKYVQAITKEKSQLSVEDLLNAGF
- the ribB gene encoding 3,4-dihydroxy-2-butanone-4-phosphate synthase, with translation MQLDKIEEALEALKQGDMIIVVDDENRENEGDLVAITEWMNDHTINFMATHGRGLICTPITAEIAQQAGLDSMVKHNRDPHGTAFTQSIDHVQSTTGISAFERTATARALIDEKMTAETFHQPGHIFPLIAKKHGVLERRGHTEATIDLAKLTGARPAGVICEIMNDDGTMAKGEQLEQFKAQHNLKMISIENLVAYIKVQRPLISVEAKIKLPTQFGEFDMYGFTSNIDGEEHLALVKGDIQPTMNVRVHSACATGDIFHSERFDCGEQLEASMAYIQQHGGMLLYLPQEGRGIGLMNKLKAYELIEQGYDTVSANEALGFEPDLRDYDIAAQILKYFNITTVNLLSNNPEKLLGLQRYGIQIGERIPVITETNVHNHDYMQVKKLQMGHLI